A genomic stretch from Malus domestica chromosome 15, GDT2T_hap1 includes:
- the LOC139191745 gene encoding uncharacterized protein, with protein MVLYRNNDSLMCKIFATTLQGEAQDWFYTFPPRSIRSFDDLSLVFTKKYSSYCSIKKKSNHLFNVKKNPRESFRDYVKRFKTAKVKIVECDNPIASAVFQKRLTAYHMLFGELIMKEDLAEKHALWDEAQ; from the coding sequence ATGGTACTTTATCGGAACAACGATTCCCtgatgtgcaagatattcgccaccactttgcaaggcgaggcgcaagattggttctacaccttCCCACCGCGATCCATCAGAAGTTTCgatgatctttccttggttttcaccaaaaagTATTCCTCTTATTGCTCAATCAAGAAGAAGTCCAACCACTTGTTCAACGTGAAAAAGAACCCAAGGGAGTCATTTCGCGAttatgtgaagaggttcaaaacAGCGAAGGTGAAGATAGTCGAATGTGACAACCCGATAGCGAGTGCAGTCTTCCAAAAAAGACTCACAGCATACCACATGTTGTTCGGAGagttgatcatgaaagaagatctagcAGAGAAACacgcactttgggacgaggctcagTGA